A window from Patescibacteria group bacterium encodes these proteins:
- the atpA gene encoding F0F1 ATP synthase subunit alpha: MEKENKKIFSGANKTKDFIVEQLKEQISGFKAETKEKTFGRVIEVGDGIARVSGLSDAMMSEMLEFKTSGGAAFGVVLNLEEDSVGAIILGDASLIKEGDEVIALKRILEVPVGDELVGRVVNPLGQALDGKGDIKTKKSYPVEKIAPGVIARESVKQPVQTGLKAIDSMVPIGRGQRELIIGDRQIGKTAIAIDAIINQKGQNMKCLYVAIGQKESKVASIVAKLEEFGAMAYTTVVVAGASDPASLLYIAPYAGCAMAEYFLDKGEDVLIIYDDLSKHAVAYREVSLLLRRPPGREAYPGDVFYLHSRLLERACKLNKDHGGGSITALPIIETQAGDVSAYIPTNVISITDGQIYLESDLFYKGNRPAINAGLSVSRVGSSAQIKAMKKVAGKMRLEAAQFRELEAFAQFGSDLDKETRAKLERGRRMVEVLKQDQYVPMPVGAQVVTFFALISGFLDNVPVEKVKDFEAGLLEYVQDVNPDIIKEIEKAGELTEPEEKKLEKIIKDYKDTLDYLVKEEKVK; the protein is encoded by the coding sequence ATGGAAAAAGAAAACAAGAAAATTTTTAGCGGAGCGAACAAGACCAAGGATTTTATTGTTGAGCAATTAAAAGAGCAGATAAGCGGGTTCAAAGCCGAAACAAAAGAAAAAACTTTCGGACGGGTAATTGAAGTCGGCGACGGCATTGCCCGGGTTTCCGGCTTGTCTGACGCGATGATGTCGGAAATGCTTGAGTTTAAAACTTCGGGCGGAGCGGCTTTCGGCGTGGTTTTGAATTTGGAAGAAGACAGTGTTGGCGCCATTATTCTGGGGGACGCTTCCTTGATTAAAGAAGGCGACGAGGTTATAGCTTTGAAAAGAATTTTGGAAGTTCCGGTCGGCGACGAATTGGTGGGCCGGGTGGTAAATCCTTTGGGCCAGGCTCTGGACGGGAAAGGGGACATAAAGACGAAAAAATCTTATCCGGTTGAAAAAATAGCTCCGGGGGTTATCGCCCGCGAGTCAGTAAAACAACCGGTGCAGACCGGGCTCAAAGCCATTGATTCAATGGTTCCGATCGGCCGAGGCCAAAGGGAATTGATAATCGGCGACCGCCAAATCGGCAAAACCGCCATTGCCATTGACGCGATTATTAACCAAAAGGGGCAAAATATGAAGTGCCTCTACGTGGCGATTGGCCAGAAAGAATCAAAGGTGGCTTCAATTGTGGCCAAGCTGGAAGAATTCGGAGCCATGGCCTATACCACGGTAGTTGTGGCCGGAGCGTCTGATCCGGCGTCTTTGCTCTATATCGCTCCTTACGCCGGTTGCGCTATGGCTGAATATTTTTTGGACAAAGGCGAAGATGTTTTGATAATTTACGACGATTTGTCAAAGCATGCCGTCGCTTACCGCGAAGTTTCCCTGCTTTTGCGGCGGCCGCCCGGACGGGAAGCTTATCCCGGAGACGTTTTTTATCTTCACTCCCGTCTGCTGGAAAGAGCCTGCAAGCTAAACAAAGATCATGGCGGCGGTTCCATCACCGCTTTGCCGATTATTGAAACCCAAGCCGGAGATGTTTCCGCCTACATTCCAACCAATGTTATTTCCATAACTGACGGCCAGATTTACCTGGAGTCGGACCTTTTTTACAAAGGCAACCGTCCGGCCATTAACGCCGGCCTTTCCGTTTCCCGCGTCGGCTCCTCGGCCCAGATTAAAGCCATGAAAAAAGTGGCCGGAAAAATGCGCTTGGAGGCGGCCCAATTCAGGGAGCTGGAAGCTTTTGCCCAATTCGGGTCTGATTTGGACAAAGAAACAAGGGCAAAGCTGGAAAGGGGCAGGCGCATGGTTGAAGTTTTGAAGCAGGACCAGTATGTTCCCATGCCCGTAGGAGCGCAGGTAGTTACCTTTTTTGCCTTGATTTCCGGATTTTTGGATAATGTACCGGTAGAAAAGGTTAAAGATTTTGAAGCCGGCCTTTTAGAATATGTCCAGGATGTAAATCCCGATATAATAAAGGAAATAGAGAAAGCTGGAGAGTTAACCGAGCCCGAAGAGAAAAAATTAGAAAAAATTATTAAAGATTATAAAGATACACTGGATTATTTGGTAAAAGAGGAGAAGGTGAAATAA
- the atpF gene encoding F0F1 ATP synthase subunit B, protein MKLFQALGLDIRILIAQLVNFAVLVFVLWKFGYKPVLKFLDERKEKIEKGVEDARRASERLEEMEEREAELVKAAKKEAAMILEKTKKQAEINRQKIVDKAKEEIGQIINQEKDKIKLEKAETLKEIKADIAGLVALSLEKILGEKINGKEDEELIKKIVKNLK, encoded by the coding sequence ATGAAGCTATTTCAAGCCTTGGGCCTGGATATTAGAATTTTAATCGCCCAATTAGTTAATTTTGCGGTGCTGGTGTTTGTTTTGTGGAAATTCGGCTATAAGCCGGTTTTAAAATTTTTGGATGAACGGAAGGAAAAAATTGAAAAAGGCGTGGAGGATGCCAGGCGGGCGTCGGAGAGACTGGAAGAAATGGAAGAAAGGGAGGCCGAACTTGTAAAAGCGGCCAAAAAAGAGGCGGCCATGATTTTGGAAAAAACCAAGAAGCAGGCGGAAATTAACCGGCAAAAAATTGTTGACAAAGCCAAGGAAGAAATCGGCCAGATTATTAACCAGGAGAAAGACAAAATAAAACTGGAAAAGGCCGAAACCTTGAAAGAGATAAAAGCTGATATAGCCGGCTTGGTAGCTCTTTCTTTGGAAAAAATTTTGGGGGAGAAAATAAACGGCAAGGAAGACGAAGAATTGATAAAAAAAATTGTAAAAAATTTGAAATAA
- the atpH gene encoding ATP synthase F1 subunit delta yields MKITAKQYAVSLFEAIDRAEGSKIRDIIKNFSRILVENNQTSQLGKIIGQFERIWDKKNKIVKAEIISALKLTPETEKAVKFYLKRTAEGGEVKLSQKVDKSVLGGLIIKRDDRILDASLKTRLAEFKNVIGK; encoded by the coding sequence ATGAAGATAACAGCCAAACAATACGCCGTTTCCCTGTTTGAGGCGATAGACCGGGCGGAGGGAAGCAAAATTCGGGATATTATAAAAAATTTTTCAAGAATTTTGGTTGAGAACAATCAAACTTCCCAGCTTGGGAAAATCATAGGGCAGTTTGAGCGGATTTGGGACAAGAAAAACAAGATAGTAAAAGCCGAGATTATCAGCGCTTTGAAGCTAACCCCGGAAACGGAAAAGGCGGTTAAATTTTATTTAAAGAGGACCGCCGAGGGCGGAGAAGTGAAGTTAAGCCAAAAAGTTGATAAAAGCGTTTTGGGCGGGCTAATAATAAAGCGCGACGATAGAATTTTGGACGCGAGTTTAAAAACCAGATTGGCGGAGTTTAAGAATGTTATCGGAAAATAA